One part of the Deltaproteobacteria bacterium genome encodes these proteins:
- a CDS encoding acyl-CoA thioesterase: MKTTAEITVRWNDCDPMGHANNAVYFTYFEQARVALFRKFFRIEEGKPIRASHFPFIIAEISCKFLKPVHVDERLVVEARVTQVKNSSFIIEYDMMDKLNGEQVATGSSALVWYDYKTGKSTPIPEEYRKKLTS; this comes from the coding sequence ATGAAAACGACCGCCGAAATCACCGTCCGTTGGAACGACTGCGACCCGATGGGACACGCCAACAATGCCGTCTATTTCACCTATTTCGAGCAGGCCCGCGTGGCCCTTTTCAGAAAATTTTTCAGGATTGAAGAGGGAAAACCGATCCGGGCCTCCCATTTTCCCTTCATCATTGCCGAAATCTCCTGCAAATTCCTCAAGCCGGTTCATGTGGATGAGCGGCTTGTCGTGGAGGCCCGCGTGACGCAGGTGAAAAATTCAAGCTTCATCATTGAATATGACATGATGGACAAACTGAACGGTGAACAAGTGGCGACAGGAAGTTCGGCCCTCGTCTGGTACGATTACAAAACCGGAAAATCGACGCCGATTCCGGAGGAATACCGGAAAAAACTGACATCTTAA
- a CDS encoding 7-cyano-7-deazaguanine synthase — MKAGVPSNNSITILASGGADSAVLLDWAIKKYRRVHPVYVKQGYCWEKAEIYWLKKFLRQISRGGRGEGGLGKLKILEAPMGDVLKNHWSLNSRKVPGVRSSDKAVYLPGRNLFLFSKAAAFCAEKGIGSFAVGSLKGNPFSDARPLYFRGLEKIFHQSLGFAVKIKSPFVGWKKKDVLHYGRGLPFHLTFSCLNPRGIKSCGRCNKCAERIKVFSSFPPSPAIP, encoded by the coding sequence ATGAAAGCCGGAGTTCCATCAAACAATTCAATTACCATTCTGGCAAGCGGCGGGGCCGACAGCGCGGTTCTTCTGGATTGGGCGATCAAAAAATATCGGCGGGTTCACCCGGTCTACGTGAAACAGGGGTATTGCTGGGAGAAGGCGGAGATTTATTGGCTGAAGAAATTTTTAAGACAGATTAGTCGGGGGGGAAGGGGGGAGGGTGGTCTTGGTAAATTAAAGATTCTTGAGGCGCCGATGGGGGATGTCCTTAAGAATCATTGGAGCCTGAACAGCCGAAAAGTGCCCGGTGTCCGTTCGTCCGACAAGGCCGTCTACTTGCCCGGCCGGAATCTGTTTCTTTTTTCCAAGGCGGCGGCCTTTTGCGCAGAAAAAGGGATCGGTTCTTTTGCCGTCGGTTCACTGAAAGGAAATCCCTTCTCTGATGCGCGTCCGTTGTATTTCAGGGGATTGGAAAAGATCTTTCACCAGTCGCTGGGATTTGCCGTTAAAATCAAAAGCCCCTTTGTTGGGTGGAAAAAGAAGGATGTCCTCCACTATGGCCGGGGGTTGCCCTTTCATCTGACTTTTTCATGCCTCAATCCGAGAGGGATTAAGTCCTGCGGGCGATGCAATAAATGCGCGGAGCGGATCAAGGTGTTTTCTTCTTTTCCACCTTCTCCAGCCATTCCCTGA
- the uvrC gene encoding excinuclease ABC subunit UvrC gives MSIEEKIAEFPTSPGVYLMKGEGGKIIYVGKAVNLRSRVRSYFSKEADSRYQVKFLMNRVRDIDTLVTDNEKEALLLENSLIKKHKPRYNIFLKDDKTYVSLKLTANHPFPSLMVTRKIKKDKALYFGPYSSAQACRETVDFIYRHFRLRTCSDHEINNRSRPCLEYQIHRCSAPCVGYVSREDYVRQVDQVRLFLEGKNETLIAQAKESMTRASDKERFEEAAKWRDLLANLEATLEKQKVVKHGGLHQDLVSLYREGDRGVIALFVIRKGTLVDSRYYPVGCLEEDAQVVDHFLNQYYLGSVFIPDEILVSHLPENPEVLTRLLTERKEKKVVIRAPQKGEKKDLIELAFKNAQAQFSRLVNKEYQTQEALKLLQEALSLSKFPHRMECYDISNISGKKATGSRVVFIDGEPDKNEYRHYKIRMKEEPNDYAMMKEVLGRRFAVGASFMAPGRDESRPYNLPDLLVIDGGKGQLNAALQVLEESGFGQIAAIGVAKGKGPGARAKGIWEGKKEEEIYLPHRKNPLVLKKGSPELLLLQRLRDEAHRFAIKYHRKLRDEKRN, from the coding sequence GTGAGCATCGAGGAAAAAATCGCCGAATTTCCGACCTCTCCCGGCGTCTATCTCATGAAAGGGGAAGGGGGAAAGATCATCTACGTGGGGAAGGCGGTGAATCTCCGCTCCCGCGTTCGAAGTTATTTTTCCAAAGAGGCCGACAGCCGGTATCAGGTTAAATTCCTGATGAACCGGGTGAGGGATATCGATACCCTCGTCACCGACAACGAAAAAGAGGCGCTTCTTCTCGAGAACAGCCTCATCAAAAAGCACAAGCCGCGCTACAACATTTTTCTCAAAGACGACAAAACCTACGTCAGCCTCAAGCTGACCGCCAATCATCCTTTCCCCAGTCTGATGGTCACCCGCAAGATCAAGAAGGATAAGGCCCTCTACTTTGGCCCCTATTCCTCAGCTCAGGCTTGCCGCGAGACGGTCGATTTTATTTATCGCCATTTTCGCCTCCGGACCTGTTCGGATCACGAAATCAACAACCGGTCGCGTCCCTGTCTGGAATATCAAATTCATCGCTGTAGCGCCCCCTGTGTCGGCTATGTCAGCCGGGAGGATTACGTCAGGCAGGTTGATCAGGTTCGGCTTTTTCTGGAAGGGAAGAACGAAACACTCATCGCACAGGCGAAAGAAAGCATGACTCGTGCGTCGGACAAGGAACGTTTTGAGGAGGCGGCCAAGTGGCGCGATTTACTGGCGAACTTGGAAGCGACGCTAGAAAAACAGAAGGTAGTCAAGCATGGCGGTCTGCACCAGGATCTGGTTTCGCTCTATCGAGAGGGAGACCGCGGTGTGATTGCGCTTTTTGTCATCCGCAAGGGAACACTGGTCGATTCCCGCTATTATCCGGTCGGATGTCTTGAGGAAGACGCCCAGGTGGTCGATCACTTTCTAAATCAGTATTATCTCGGATCTGTTTTTATTCCCGATGAGATTCTTGTTTCCCATCTTCCGGAAAACCCGGAGGTCCTCACACGGCTTTTGACGGAGAGAAAGGAAAAAAAGGTTGTCATCCGGGCGCCGCAAAAGGGGGAGAAAAAGGATTTAATCGAACTGGCCTTCAAAAATGCGCAGGCCCAATTTTCCCGTCTGGTGAATAAGGAGTATCAGACACAGGAGGCGCTCAAACTCCTTCAGGAAGCCTTAAGTCTTTCCAAATTTCCGCACCGGATGGAGTGTTACGATATCTCGAACATCTCCGGAAAAAAGGCCACCGGTTCCCGTGTTGTTTTTATTGATGGAGAGCCGGATAAGAATGAGTACCGGCATTATAAAATCCGGATGAAAGAGGAGCCGAATGATTATGCGATGATGAAGGAGGTGTTGGGGAGGAGGTTTGCCGTAGGGGCGTCATTTATGGCGCCCGGGCGCGATGAATCGCGCCCCTACAATCTTCCTGACCTCCTCGTCATCGACGGCGGCAAGGGACAGCTCAACGCGGCCTTGCAGGTCCTGGAAGAATCGGGTTTTGGTCAAATTGCCGCAATCGGTGTGGCCAAGGGGAAAGGGCCCGGCGCCCGGGCTAAAGGAATTTGGGAAGGAAAAAAGGAAGAAGAAATCTACCTTCCGCACCGCAAAAATCCGCTTGTCTTAAAAAAAGGAAGCCCCGAACTCCTGCTCCTCCAGCGCCTCCGCGACGAGGCCCACCGGTTTGCGATTAAGTATCACCGCAAATTGAGGGATGAGAAAAGAAATTAA
- a CDS encoding SDR family oxidoreductase, translating to MNLQNKVVLITGGARRVGRCLVENFARRGARIAFTYKTSKKDADLMVKHLYKNEVPAVAYPAEMGKLNDVAKILKDLKKRWGGIDVLINNAADFYRTPLEKITEKDWDHFMTVNLKGSFLFAWQAGLEMKKKGFGKIVNIADWAGERPYRNYLPYCVSKSGIIGLTKALAKELAPEVCVNAVSPGPVLPLTGTTNADQKKLIRNLPLKKIGSPRDIAEATLFLVEKTDFATGTVLAVDGGRLIQ from the coding sequence ATGAATCTTCAAAACAAGGTTGTTTTGATCACCGGCGGGGCTCGTCGGGTGGGGCGTTGTCTGGTGGAAAATTTCGCCCGGCGGGGGGCGCGAATCGCCTTTACCTACAAAACATCAAAAAAAGACGCCGATCTCATGGTCAAGCACTTATACAAAAACGAGGTCCCGGCAGTTGCCTATCCGGCGGAAATGGGAAAATTAAACGACGTGGCGAAAATTCTCAAGGATCTGAAAAAGCGATGGGGGGGCATCGATGTGCTCATCAACAACGCCGCTGACTTTTACCGGACACCCCTCGAAAAAATCACCGAAAAAGATTGGGATCACTTCATGACCGTCAACCTGAAGGGAAGTTTTCTTTTCGCCTGGCAGGCGGGATTGGAGATGAAAAAGAAAGGTTTTGGCAAGATCGTCAATATCGCCGATTGGGCCGGGGAAAGACCGTATAGAAATTATCTCCCCTACTGCGTGTCAAAATCAGGAATCATCGGCCTCACCAAGGCGCTGGCCAAGGAACTGGCCCCCGAGGTTTGTGTCAATGCCGTCTCCCCCGGCCCGGTCCTGCCGCTTACGGGGACCACCAACGCGGATCAAAAGAAACTGATCAGGAATCTCCCCTTAAAAAAAATCGGGTCGCCCCGGGATATTGCCGAGGCGACCCTTTTTTTGGTCGAGAAAACCGACTTTGCCACCGGAACCGTACTTGCCGTCGATGGGGGACGGTTGATTCAGTGA